In one Polaribacter sp. ALD11 genomic region, the following are encoded:
- the ilvD gene encoding dihydroxy-acid dehydratase, translating into MELNKHSKRLTQDESQPASQAMLYAVGLTDEDMSRAQVGIASTGYDGNPCNMHLNNLAAEVKIESKIAGLVGLGFNTIGVSDGISMGTSGMNYSLASRDIIADSIETVMNAQSYDALVSVVGCDKNMPGAVIAMLRLNRPSIMMYGGTIASGNYKGKKLNIVSAFEALGQKMAGEIEEDEYREIIKRAIPGAGACGGMYTANTMASAIECMGFSLPYNSSIPAENPNKLSEAERTALAIKNLLELDLKPLDIITKKSLENAIAIVNALGGSTNAVLHFLAIAHAADIEFTLADFQRVSDRTPLIADLKPSGKYLMEDVHGVGGTPAIMKYLLKEGYLHGDCMTVTGKTLAENLENVAAMEFDEQDVIYPKDKALKSSGNIQIIYGNLAEEGAVAKISGNEGLLFEGKAVVYDGEQAANTGIANGEVERGDVVVIRYVGPKGGPGMPEMLKPTSLIMGAGLGKSVALITDGRFSGGTHGFVVGHITPEAQSGGTIGILETGDKIRISAEDNSINVLISDEEIAERKLKWIAPPLKHTKGILYKYAKTVASASKGCVTDL; encoded by the coding sequence ATGGAATTAAATAAACACAGCAAAAGATTAACGCAAGATGAATCTCAACCGGCATCACAAGCAATGTTGTATGCAGTAGGTTTAACAGATGAAGACATGAGTAGAGCTCAAGTTGGTATTGCGAGTACAGGTTATGATGGAAATCCATGTAATATGCATTTGAACAATTTGGCTGCAGAGGTTAAAATTGAAAGTAAAATTGCAGGTTTAGTTGGTTTGGGTTTTAATACAATTGGTGTTTCAGACGGAATTTCTATGGGAACTTCTGGTATGAATTACTCGTTAGCTTCAAGAGACATTATCGCAGATTCAATTGAAACGGTTATGAATGCTCAAAGTTACGATGCATTGGTTTCTGTAGTTGGTTGTGATAAAAATATGCCAGGTGCAGTTATTGCAATGTTGCGTTTAAATCGTCCGTCAATTATGATGTATGGAGGAACAATCGCATCTGGAAATTACAAAGGAAAAAAATTAAATATCGTTTCTGCTTTTGAAGCTTTAGGGCAAAAAATGGCAGGAGAAATTGAAGAAGACGAATATAGAGAAATTATAAAAAGAGCTATTCCAGGTGCTGGAGCTTGTGGTGGGATGTATACTGCAAATACCATGGCTTCTGCAATAGAATGTATGGGGTTCTCATTGCCTTATAATTCATCAATACCAGCAGAAAATCCGAATAAATTATCTGAAGCTGAGAGAACTGCTTTAGCTATTAAAAATTTACTAGAATTAGATTTAAAACCTTTAGATATCATCACTAAAAAGTCTTTAGAAAACGCAATTGCTATTGTAAATGCTTTAGGTGGTTCTACAAATGCAGTGTTACACTTTTTAGCGATTGCACACGCAGCTGATATTGAGTTTACATTGGCAGATTTTCAAAGAGTTTCCGATAGAACTCCGTTAATTGCAGATTTAAAACCATCTGGTAAGTACTTAATGGAAGATGTTCATGGAGTTGGAGGAACACCTGCAATTATGAAGTATTTACTAAAAGAAGGATACTTGCATGGAGATTGTATGACGGTTACTGGCAAGACATTAGCAGAAAATTTAGAAAACGTAGCTGCAATGGAGTTTGATGAACAAGATGTAATTTATCCAAAAGATAAAGCATTAAAATCATCTGGAAATATTCAAATAATTTATGGAAACCTTGCCGAAGAAGGAGCTGTTGCAAAAATTTCTGGAAACGAAGGTTTATTGTTTGAAGGAAAAGCAGTGGTGTATGATGGTGAACAAGCAGCAAATACGGGAATTGCAAACGGAGAAGTAGAAAGAGGTGATGTTGTTGTCATTCGCTATGTCGGGCCTAAAGGAGGACCAGGAATGCCAGAAATGTTAAAACCAACTTCGTTAATTATGGGAGCAGGTTTAGGAAAGTCTGTCGCTTTAATTACAGATGGTCGTTTTTCTGGAGGTACGCATGGTTTTGTGGTTGGACATATTACACCAGAAGCACAATCTGGCGGAACAATAGGGATTCTAGAAACAGGTGATAAAATTAGAATTAGTGCAGAAGATAATTCTATAAATGTTTTAATTTCTGATGAAGAAATTGCAGAAAGAAAATTAAAATGGATTGCACCTCCATTAAAGCACACAAAAGGAATTTTATACAAATATGCAAAAACGGTAGCATCAGCATCTAAAGGATGTGTTACCGATTTGTAG
- the leuB gene encoding 3-isopropylmalate dehydrogenase encodes MKYTIAVIPGDGIGPEVINQAKKALDAVAEVYDHIFLYKEAQMGACAIDAFGTPLPEETLKICKKADAILFGAIGDPKYDNDPTAKVRPEQGLLKLRQDLGLFCNVRPVKAFDSLIKNSPLKREIIKGTDIVIFRELTGGIYFGKKELSKDEQSAFDICSYSVEEISRITHLAFKSAQNRRKKVTLVDKANVLETSRLWRKTVTEIAKQYKDVKLEYLFVDNAAMQLILNPKQFDVILTENLFGDIISDEASVIGGSIGLLASSSIGNENALFEPIHGSYPEAKEKDIANPLASILSAAMLLEHLGLDEEANAIERAVEKSLILGITTQDIKGKNKYAASTSKVGDFIADYILNQEDSNLNFMNIHAGQSTII; translated from the coding sequence ATGAAATATACAATTGCAGTAATTCCGGGAGATGGTATTGGACCAGAAGTAATTAACCAAGCAAAAAAAGCGTTAGACGCTGTTGCTGAGGTTTATGATCATATTTTTTTATACAAAGAAGCTCAAATGGGTGCATGTGCAATTGATGCATTTGGCACACCTTTACCAGAAGAAACTTTAAAAATTTGTAAAAAAGCAGATGCAATTTTATTTGGTGCAATTGGAGATCCAAAATATGATAATGATCCTACAGCAAAAGTAAGGCCAGAACAAGGCCTTTTAAAATTGAGGCAAGATTTAGGTTTGTTTTGTAATGTAAGACCTGTAAAGGCTTTTGATAGTTTAATAAAAAATTCTCCTTTAAAGAGAGAAATTATTAAAGGAACAGATATAGTTATTTTTAGAGAATTAACAGGTGGTATTTACTTCGGAAAAAAAGAACTAAGCAAAGATGAGCAATCTGCTTTCGATATTTGTTCTTATTCCGTTGAAGAAATTTCTAGAATTACACACTTGGCTTTTAAATCTGCTCAGAACAGAAGAAAAAAAGTTACATTAGTAGACAAGGCGAATGTTTTAGAAACTTCTCGTTTATGGAGAAAAACTGTTACTGAAATTGCAAAACAATATAAAGATGTAAAATTAGAGTATTTGTTTGTAGACAATGCCGCAATGCAATTAATTTTAAACCCGAAGCAGTTTGATGTAATTCTTACTGAAAATTTATTTGGAGATATTATTTCTGATGAAGCCAGTGTTATCGGTGGTTCTATCGGTTTATTAGCATCATCTTCTATTGGGAATGAGAATGCTTTATTTGAGCCAATTCATGGTTCTTATCCAGAAGCAAAAGAGAAAGATATTGCAAATCCTTTAGCTTCTATCTTATCTGCTGCTATGCTGTTAGAGCATTTAGGTTTAGATGAAGAGGCAAATGCTATAGAAAGAGCAGTAGAAAAATCTTTAATTTTAGGGATTACAACACAAGATATAAAAGGGAAAAATAAATATGCTGCATCTACCTCTAAAGTAGGTGATTTTATTGCAGATTATATTTTAAATCAAGAAGATAGCAATCTGAATTTTATGAATATTCATGCAGGTCAAAGTACTATTATTTAG